From one Rhodopirellula islandica genomic stretch:
- a CDS encoding HNH endonuclease yields the protein MSGRVLDTNVLVLNRFYMAIRVVNVRRALTLLYRDCAEVIDNEDGQFTGYDFDSWCELSQLASDQKQPEDEYIQAVGFEMKVPRITRLTRFDRMPAQTVRFNRKNLFARDDHTCQYCGKAEPTHKLSLDHVVPRSHGGGTTWENIVCCCLRCNGRKGGRTPQQARMKLLSRPVKPRFNLLMTHSMDDPRYASWKTFLHAAK from the coding sequence ATGAGCGGACGGGTTTTAGATACCAACGTGTTGGTGCTGAATCGCTTTTACATGGCGATCCGCGTGGTCAATGTTCGTCGAGCGTTGACGCTTTTGTATCGCGATTGCGCCGAGGTCATCGACAACGAGGATGGGCAATTCACCGGATACGACTTCGACAGTTGGTGCGAACTGAGCCAATTGGCTTCGGATCAAAAGCAACCGGAAGACGAATACATTCAAGCCGTCGGGTTTGAAATGAAGGTCCCCCGAATCACGCGATTGACGCGGTTTGATCGGATGCCGGCTCAAACGGTCCGGTTCAATCGCAAGAACCTGTTCGCTCGCGACGATCACACGTGTCAGTACTGCGGCAAGGCGGAACCGACCCACAAACTCAGCCTGGATCACGTCGTGCCACGCTCCCATGGCGGTGGAACCACGTGGGAAAACATCGTCTGCTGCTGCCTGCGCTGCAACGGTCGCAAGGGCGGTCGCACGCCACAGCAAGCCCGCATGAAGTTGCTTTCGCGACCGGTCAAACCACGGTTCAACCTGCTGATGACGCATTCGATGGATGACCCACGCTACGCGTCGTGGAAGACGTTCTTGCACGCGGCAAAATAG
- the corA gene encoding magnesium/cobalt transporter CorA, whose translation MGALPGKLPMRLRVHRPRWARSRSKVGNVPGDLSSDVSSKKKDTVPSHIRVIQYDGRTHLNEVVDSIESDDPANPDVVTWIDLHGIRDMEVLRALGRRFGLHPLALEDVVQMDQHAKMERYGETLFFIARMPVGEDGFQTEQVSVFLVGRTVITIQEHVGDCLDPVRERISRAMGRIRERGADYLVYAIIDAIIDGYFPIIDRYERHLSDMAELLQDNDNDNLPMHLHHIRADLLAIRKTVQQHRDALRLLLREGEGILANDTRLYLRDCQDHIGQLMEAADTDRETCGELRELYFALLGQKNNDVIKVLTIIATLFIPMSFVAGIYGMNFDQKASPLNMPELEWSFGYPFALSVMMVLALSLLYYLYRKGWLS comes from the coding sequence ATGGGGGCGTTGCCTGGCAAGTTGCCAATGCGTCTTCGGGTGCATCGGCCGCGTTGGGCTCGGTCACGTTCCAAGGTCGGAAACGTCCCCGGCGATTTGTCGAGCGATGTGTCGTCGAAAAAGAAGGACACCGTTCCCAGTCACATTCGAGTGATTCAGTACGACGGTCGGACGCATTTGAATGAGGTTGTTGATTCGATCGAGAGTGACGATCCGGCCAATCCGGACGTTGTGACTTGGATTGATTTGCACGGCATCCGCGACATGGAGGTGCTCCGCGCGCTCGGTCGGAGGTTTGGGCTGCACCCGCTGGCGTTGGAAGACGTCGTTCAGATGGACCAGCACGCCAAGATGGAGCGATATGGCGAAACGTTGTTTTTCATCGCTCGCATGCCCGTTGGCGAGGACGGGTTCCAAACCGAACAAGTCAGCGTGTTCTTGGTGGGCAGAACCGTGATCACGATTCAGGAACACGTGGGCGATTGCTTGGATCCCGTCCGGGAGCGAATCTCGCGTGCGATGGGGCGCATTCGCGAGCGTGGGGCGGACTACTTGGTTTACGCGATCATTGACGCAATCATCGACGGTTATTTCCCGATCATCGATCGTTACGAGCGTCATCTGTCTGACATGGCGGAGTTGTTGCAGGACAATGACAATGACAACTTGCCGATGCATTTGCACCACATTCGCGCCGACCTATTGGCGATCCGAAAGACGGTCCAGCAACACCGGGACGCGCTGCGATTGTTGTTGCGAGAAGGCGAAGGCATCTTGGCCAACGACACACGGTTGTATCTTCGCGATTGCCAGGACCACATCGGGCAATTGATGGAAGCGGCGGACACGGACCGCGAAACGTGTGGCGAACTTCGCGAATTGTATTTCGCGTTGCTGGGGCAAAAGAACAATGACGTGATCAAAGTGCTCACGATCATCGCGACGTTGTTCATCCCGATGAGTTTTGTGGCGGGGATCTACGGGATGAACTTCGATCAGAAGGCGTCACCGCTGAACATGCCCGAACTGGAATGGAGCTTTGGCTACCCGTTCGCTCTTTCAGTGATGATGGTTCTGGCATTGAGCCTGCTGTACTACTTGTACCGCAAGGGCTGGTTGAGCTAG
- the panD gene encoding aspartate 1-decarboxylase: MDTPYRKMLAAKIHRATVTGADVNYEGSLTVPPELLAAAKIHPYESLHVWNVTRGTRLETYAIEGLPNSNDVCANGAAAHLIRPGDHVILAAYAMVPEADAATHQPRLIFVDDNNQLSHTGPEIAGPGLRSNAEASQPDHNGPPLASSSPKTPDGQPLAEGC, encoded by the coding sequence GTGGACACACCTTATCGAAAAATGCTGGCGGCCAAGATTCACCGTGCCACGGTGACCGGCGCCGACGTGAATTACGAAGGCAGCCTGACCGTTCCGCCGGAACTGTTGGCCGCTGCAAAAATTCACCCGTACGAATCACTCCATGTCTGGAACGTGACTCGCGGCACCCGCTTGGAAACTTATGCGATCGAAGGATTGCCGAACTCCAACGATGTGTGCGCCAATGGCGCGGCCGCTCACCTGATTCGCCCCGGCGACCACGTGATCTTGGCCGCTTACGCGATGGTCCCCGAAGCCGACGCGGCAACCCACCAACCGCGTTTGATCTTCGTCGACGACAACAATCAGTTGTCTCACACGGGGCCCGAGATTGCGGGTCCGGGTTTGCGTTCGAACGCCGAAGCATCGCAGCCCGACCACAACGGCCCGCCATTGGCAAGCTCCTCTCCGAAGACGCCTGACGGACAACCGCTCGCCGAAGGCTGCTAG
- the smc gene encoding chromosome segregation protein SMC, which produces MLKALELAGFKSFADRTRFDFPDGITVVVGPNGSGKSNIVDAMKWVLGSQSAKSLRGKDMSDVIFKGSQTRGPAGAAEATIIFDNTGGQMPIDAPEVHLTRRVYRSGEGEYLINHQAVRLKDVRALIRGTGIGIDAYSLIEQGKVDRMLQANAKDRRAIFEEAAGISRFKAKKVEAERRLERVQTNLTRLGDIVDEVATRLKTLKSQAGKAERYRQASDRLKELRTVVAWTDWMTLSAELNDATANLETAQRQHREADALRESLEEQRQAAEMQLQTIAEAAREAEQSRSELSGEIARIDGRRESDQTTLVEQRRTLVGHYRRLRAMRTEAGSAIADLRKTIAALEVAESEMAGVQEKKEAIAAKRDAEQATVHRIETTRDDLQRDHLAAVRRVAEHEANRGRVAQQMREATRALEEIARNSVTADEGLKTAQRDHDEVARNVSGLEKRITEAQREVEIADAKVRETRRVLERRREEIGSLKIRLQGITERARVLEELQQKQEGVSGGVREVLRMSNAQLKKDLVGIVADCFSVDRQVAPLIDAALGPRSQYVIVRGGSVSDAISRGEIKIGTRVGIIRLDELPNRRPGDKIRLDGLAGVIGRADKMIDCEVELEPLVRHLLGNTWLVDTLATAIGLRKLSSAGLRFVTASGDLLDNDGSSVVGPPGGETGLVSRRSELAAAKSEMQHYSYQIAEAEKEAGRLTGVVDSEAAELGRHEQAMRNWITEHAAAEAKLHHVAERLAARQASVDELKRASVSHTELLQTAQHQDGELALSIRKGKQEIETLEAQRAEIDVQLTAASEQLRAVQSEAMSISVEAARSEQRVESLTIAADVARRDQSQREAANQEVRDAMTRTRERISEIETRILEADNRLAELMIAMEEADSKLQVLAAEANREREATRRVQTESQAAIKAVAKATESVATISSARDAAALKQTTLADRIAEDYQIDLRSDEPPEELAEIEDRSSVDDEISRLRGQVQNVGSVNMEALEELNELQVRYDELHGQYQDLTAAKDSLQRVIARINADSRRLFLDTLEAIRINFQKLYRKSFGGGHADLILEESDDPLEAGVEIVATPPGKPSFSNSLLSGGEKALTAVALLMSIFQYRPSPFCVLDEVDAPFDEANIGRFVTVLTEFLDQSKFIVVTHSKKTMTAATTLYGVTMQESGVSKQVSIRFEDVSEDGQINAA; this is translated from the coding sequence ATGCTCAAAGCACTCGAGCTGGCCGGTTTCAAGAGCTTCGCGGATCGCACGCGGTTTGATTTCCCCGATGGCATCACGGTCGTCGTGGGCCCCAATGGTTCTGGGAAATCGAACATCGTCGATGCGATGAAATGGGTGCTGGGCAGCCAAAGCGCCAAAAGTCTTCGCGGCAAGGACATGTCCGATGTGATCTTCAAGGGATCGCAAACTCGCGGGCCTGCAGGCGCAGCGGAAGCAACAATCATCTTCGACAACACCGGCGGTCAAATGCCGATCGATGCACCCGAGGTCCACCTGACCCGGCGGGTGTATCGCAGTGGCGAAGGCGAGTACCTGATCAACCATCAAGCCGTTCGGTTGAAAGATGTCCGAGCGCTGATTCGCGGGACCGGCATCGGAATCGACGCTTACAGTTTGATCGAGCAGGGCAAGGTCGATCGGATGTTGCAGGCCAACGCCAAAGATCGGCGGGCCATCTTCGAAGAAGCCGCCGGGATCAGTCGATTCAAGGCCAAGAAGGTGGAGGCCGAGCGTCGGCTGGAGCGTGTGCAGACGAACTTGACCCGCTTGGGTGACATCGTTGACGAAGTCGCGACGCGTTTGAAAACGCTGAAGAGTCAAGCCGGAAAGGCGGAACGCTACCGCCAAGCCAGCGACCGATTGAAAGAGCTTCGAACGGTGGTGGCCTGGACCGATTGGATGACGTTGTCAGCCGAGCTGAATGATGCCACCGCAAACTTGGAAACGGCCCAGCGTCAGCATCGCGAAGCGGACGCCCTGCGAGAATCGCTGGAGGAACAGCGGCAAGCCGCTGAAATGCAACTGCAAACGATTGCCGAGGCGGCTCGGGAAGCGGAGCAAAGCCGCAGCGAACTTTCAGGCGAGATCGCCCGAATCGACGGTCGCCGCGAATCCGATCAAACGACCTTGGTCGAACAACGTCGCACGTTGGTCGGTCACTATCGCCGCCTGCGAGCGATGCGGACCGAGGCGGGATCCGCGATTGCCGATTTGCGAAAAACGATCGCGGCATTGGAAGTCGCTGAATCCGAGATGGCTGGCGTCCAGGAAAAGAAGGAAGCCATCGCGGCGAAGCGCGACGCGGAGCAGGCCACGGTTCATCGCATCGAAACCACGCGAGATGATCTGCAACGCGATCATTTGGCGGCCGTTCGCCGAGTCGCCGAGCACGAAGCCAACCGCGGTCGGGTGGCGCAGCAGATGCGGGAGGCAACCCGTGCTCTCGAAGAGATCGCTCGCAATTCAGTGACGGCGGATGAAGGGCTGAAGACGGCCCAGCGGGACCATGACGAAGTCGCTCGCAATGTATCGGGATTGGAAAAACGAATCACCGAGGCTCAGCGCGAAGTGGAAATCGCGGACGCGAAGGTTCGTGAGACGCGGCGAGTTTTGGAACGACGCCGAGAAGAAATTGGGTCGCTGAAAATTCGACTGCAGGGGATCACCGAGCGGGCTCGCGTGCTGGAAGAGCTGCAGCAGAAACAAGAAGGCGTCAGTGGCGGCGTTCGCGAAGTTCTGCGGATGAGCAATGCTCAGCTGAAAAAAGATTTGGTCGGCATCGTCGCGGATTGTTTCTCCGTCGATCGGCAAGTCGCTCCGCTGATTGATGCGGCATTGGGGCCTCGCAGCCAGTACGTCATCGTTCGCGGTGGTTCGGTCAGCGATGCGATCAGTCGCGGCGAAATCAAAATTGGCACGCGAGTCGGAATCATCCGATTGGATGAACTGCCCAATCGACGTCCCGGCGACAAGATTCGCTTGGACGGGTTGGCCGGCGTGATCGGTCGGGCTGACAAGATGATCGATTGCGAAGTGGAGCTCGAGCCATTGGTTCGTCACTTGCTCGGCAACACTTGGTTGGTCGATACCTTGGCCACCGCCATCGGATTGCGAAAGCTGTCCTCGGCCGGTCTGCGTTTCGTGACTGCCTCCGGCGACTTGCTGGACAACGATGGATCCAGCGTGGTCGGGCCTCCCGGTGGTGAAACCGGTTTGGTCAGCCGACGCAGCGAGTTGGCTGCGGCGAAGTCTGAGATGCAGCACTACAGCTATCAAATCGCCGAGGCTGAAAAAGAAGCTGGCCGTTTGACCGGTGTCGTTGATAGTGAAGCAGCGGAGCTGGGGCGTCACGAACAAGCGATGCGGAACTGGATCACCGAACACGCCGCCGCAGAAGCCAAGTTGCACCATGTTGCGGAGCGATTGGCGGCTCGCCAAGCGTCGGTGGACGAACTGAAGCGAGCTTCGGTGTCGCATACAGAATTGCTGCAAACCGCTCAGCACCAAGACGGCGAGTTGGCGCTGTCGATCCGAAAAGGAAAGCAGGAAATCGAGACGCTCGAAGCTCAACGCGCCGAAATCGATGTGCAGCTGACGGCCGCGTCGGAGCAACTTCGCGCGGTGCAATCCGAGGCGATGAGCATTTCCGTCGAGGCAGCTCGCAGCGAACAGCGTGTCGAATCATTGACGATCGCTGCGGATGTGGCGAGACGCGATCAAAGCCAACGTGAGGCCGCCAATCAAGAAGTTCGCGATGCAATGACTCGAACGCGAGAGCGGATCTCCGAGATCGAAACGCGAATCTTGGAAGCCGACAATCGGTTGGCGGAATTGATGATTGCGATGGAAGAGGCCGATTCCAAGCTACAAGTCTTGGCGGCCGAAGCCAATCGGGAACGCGAGGCCACTCGCCGCGTTCAAACCGAATCGCAGGCGGCGATCAAAGCGGTTGCCAAAGCGACCGAATCCGTTGCCACGATCAGTTCCGCTCGGGATGCCGCGGCGCTCAAGCAAACCACGCTGGCCGACCGCATTGCGGAGGACTACCAGATCGACTTGCGAAGCGATGAGCCTCCCGAGGAGTTGGCTGAAATCGAAGACCGGTCCTCGGTCGATGACGAAATCAGTCGTCTGCGAGGTCAGGTTCAGAACGTTGGCTCAGTCAACATGGAAGCGTTGGAAGAACTCAATGAGTTGCAAGTTCGCTACGACGAACTGCATGGTCAGTATCAAGACCTGACCGCCGCGAAAGACTCGTTGCAGCGCGTGATCGCTCGTATCAACGCGGATTCACGGCGGTTGTTCTTGGACACGCTGGAAGCCATTCGAATCAACTTTCAAAAGCTGTATCGGAAATCGTTTGGCGGTGGTCACGCCGATCTCATCTTGGAAGAGTCCGACGACCCGTTGGAAGCTGGTGTGGAGATTGTTGCCACGCCTCCTGGGAAGCCGAGTTTCAGCAACTCGTTGCTGTCCGGTGGTGAAAAAGCGTTGACCGCCGTCGCGTTGTTGATGTCGATTTTCCAGTATCGTCCCAGCCCGTTCTGTGTGCTGGACGAAGTGGACGCGCCGTTTGACGAAGCCAACATTGGCCGTTTCGTGACCGTGTTGACGGAGTTCTTGGATCAGTCCAAGTTCATCGTCGTCACACACAGCAAGAAAACCATGACCGCGGCGACAACGTTGTACGGTGTCACGATGCAAGAGTCCGGGGTCAGCAAACAAGTCTCGATTCGGTTCGAAGATGTCAGCGAAGACGGACAAATCAACGCCGCGTAA
- a CDS encoding DUF456 domain-containing protein produces MSKQPFHINSSDSFHRMIDLQIGWMLAATLLSWGHTGWTDRMVFADVEVVSPRQTLVAAVADSSPSSIAPASADASQVPSEALVAEENSDGFWARLSNALVWARDTIRDVMMPIGVVALGLGLILVCTLAWLLNLVALPGNWLAIALMAFYVWLGPETGRWQLGMASLAIAFVLGLVGELVEFLAGAMGASRAGASRRATLMAIVGSILGAIVGGIVGLPIPVIGPVLAAILFGGLGATAGAMFAEWNDGKSWRDSWRIGQAAFWGRTTGTVGKMVAGLLILVVCAFGVLF; encoded by the coding sequence GTGTCCAAGCAGCCTTTCCACATCAATTCTTCCGACAGTTTTCACCGCATGATCGATCTGCAGATTGGATGGATGCTCGCCGCGACACTGTTGTCTTGGGGGCACACGGGTTGGACGGACCGCATGGTTTTCGCGGATGTGGAGGTCGTTTCGCCGCGGCAGACTTTGGTTGCCGCGGTGGCGGATTCAAGCCCGTCGTCAATTGCGCCAGCCTCGGCGGACGCCTCGCAGGTCCCGTCGGAAGCTCTGGTCGCGGAAGAAAACAGCGATGGTTTTTGGGCGCGCCTCAGCAACGCCTTGGTCTGGGCCCGCGACACGATTCGCGACGTGATGATGCCGATTGGTGTCGTCGCCTTGGGCCTGGGTTTGATCCTGGTTTGCACGCTGGCGTGGTTGCTCAACCTGGTCGCTTTGCCTGGGAATTGGCTGGCGATTGCGTTGATGGCGTTCTACGTGTGGTTGGGGCCTGAAACCGGGCGTTGGCAGCTCGGGATGGCTTCGTTGGCGATCGCCTTTGTGCTGGGATTGGTGGGGGAATTGGTTGAGTTTCTAGCGGGTGCGATGGGGGCCAGTCGGGCGGGGGCGAGTCGCCGAGCCACCCTGATGGCGATTGTGGGGTCAATCTTGGGGGCGATTGTGGGTGGCATCGTGGGCTTGCCCATTCCTGTGATTGGACCGGTTTTGGCTGCCATTTTGTTTGGCGGATTGGGGGCCACCGCCGGGGCCATGTTCGCCGAGTGGAATGACGGCAAGTCCTGGCGGGACAGCTGGCGGATCGGGCAGGCCGCGTTTTGGGGCCGAACGACCGGGACGGTGGGCAAAATGGTCGCCGGGCTGTTGATTCTGGTTGTTTGCGCGTTTGGGGTGCTTTTTTGA
- the sigZ gene encoding RNA polymerase sigma factor SigZ — translation MNTENSSPASPPTTAEIWSLFGEQLRAFLLQRAPNAQVAEDLLQETFVRIHTKLNEVDDQQRIRAWVFQIARNLVVDHYRAKSREASALADEIAANDESEESLEEVVISWLPKMLEQLPDEHREAVELYEIQGLSQQEIADRLGLSLSGAKSRVQRGRTKLKQVLFDCCSFEHDRRGNLIGYQRNHANDSPPLDA, via the coding sequence ATGAACACGGAAAACTCCTCACCAGCGTCGCCCCCAACAACCGCTGAGATTTGGAGCTTGTTCGGGGAACAACTTCGAGCCTTCTTGTTGCAACGAGCTCCCAACGCACAAGTCGCAGAAGATCTTCTCCAGGAGACCTTTGTCCGAATCCATACCAAGCTGAACGAAGTCGACGACCAACAACGCATCCGAGCGTGGGTTTTCCAAATCGCTCGCAACTTGGTCGTCGATCACTACCGTGCAAAATCACGCGAAGCATCGGCGTTGGCCGACGAAATCGCAGCCAATGACGAAAGCGAAGAAAGCCTCGAGGAAGTCGTGATCAGCTGGCTCCCCAAGATGCTGGAACAACTTCCAGACGAGCACCGTGAGGCAGTCGAGCTGTACGAAATCCAGGGACTGTCGCAACAAGAAATTGCAGACAGGCTGGGGCTTTCGCTGTCCGGTGCTAAATCGCGTGTTCAGCGAGGGCGAACGAAACTCAAGCAAGTCCTCTTTGACTGCTGCAGCTTCGAACACGACCGTCGAGGCAACCTGATCGGCTACCAAAGAAATCACGCGAACGATTCGCCCCCGCTCGACGCCTGA
- a CDS encoding response regulator produces MAKTLVDCGNCGPDFNAIRQMVTSNFDASVMQTHGVEDTIELLKKREVDLVTVNRKLDRDYSDGLDVIKQIKSDPDLAKIPVMLVTNYDEHQEAAMKEGAERGFGKLEIGSDKTIEQLKPYLVD; encoded by the coding sequence ATGGCGAAAACCCTAGTCGACTGCGGCAACTGCGGCCCCGATTTCAATGCCATTCGTCAAATGGTGACCTCTAACTTTGACGCCTCGGTGATGCAGACACACGGCGTGGAGGACACCATCGAATTGCTGAAGAAACGCGAGGTGGACCTCGTGACTGTCAACCGAAAACTGGATCGCGACTACTCGGATGGGTTGGACGTGATCAAGCAAATCAAATCCGATCCGGACCTGGCCAAGATCCCCGTCATGCTGGTCACCAATTATGACGAGCATCAAGAAGCGGCCATGAAGGAAGGGGCCGAACGCGGGTTTGGAAAGCTCGAAATCGGTTCGGACAAAACTATCGAACAACTGAAGCCTTACCTGGTGGACTGA
- a CDS encoding NAD(P)-binding domain-containing protein → MNQSLPNPRHFIQPQANVFQPTSQPLPPAPQPATATPCCGEAQVEPQPTTLSAKTDSQASPADDDRQTLPIAIIGAGPIGLAAAANLLEREQEFILLEAGTRTAASIWEWRHVRLFTPWSYLIDPASKRMLQSNESWEEPNATEVPFAKELVERYLDPLAANHRIASRLKLEHKVTSISRDGHDRMKDGNRNDAPFLIVADTPAGPRRFHARAVIDASGTWNTPNPMGAGGVEADGERQFQDHIRYGMPDVLDRERERYAGKRVLVVGSGHSATGAVLNLVELANESPETMIAWAVRRTNPAKLWGGGEADEIEARGALGTRVKAAVDSGQATLLTGLSIGAIREHQDGLEVFDVKGVSQVIVDEIIVAAGSRPNLNMLRELRLELDASTEATKALGPLIDPNQHSCGSVPPHGAAELKHPERGFYLAGMKSYGRAPTFLMRTGYEQVRSIAAELAGDHEAARKVELTLPSTGVCSTDLAYQEPSGSCQSSASGKPSGQCESSSQCC, encoded by the coding sequence ATGAACCAATCGCTCCCCAATCCCCGCCACTTCATCCAACCTCAGGCCAACGTCTTTCAACCGACGAGCCAACCGCTCCCGCCGGCTCCTCAACCAGCCACCGCGACTCCTTGCTGCGGCGAGGCTCAAGTGGAGCCTCAACCGACAACGCTCTCGGCGAAGACAGACTCGCAGGCATCTCCTGCCGACGACGACCGCCAAACGCTGCCGATCGCGATCATTGGCGCGGGCCCGATCGGCCTCGCCGCCGCTGCGAACCTGCTGGAACGAGAACAAGAGTTCATCCTGCTCGAAGCAGGAACGCGAACCGCCGCGAGCATCTGGGAATGGCGACACGTCCGCTTGTTCACACCGTGGTCCTACCTGATCGACCCAGCCTCCAAGCGGATGCTTCAGTCCAATGAGTCATGGGAAGAGCCCAATGCCACGGAGGTTCCCTTCGCGAAGGAATTGGTGGAACGCTACTTGGATCCTCTCGCCGCAAACCATCGCATTGCCTCCCGGCTGAAACTGGAACACAAGGTCACGTCGATCTCTCGCGATGGGCACGACCGGATGAAGGACGGCAATCGCAACGACGCTCCCTTTTTGATTGTGGCAGACACGCCTGCTGGCCCACGCCGCTTTCACGCTCGCGCCGTCATCGATGCGTCCGGCACCTGGAACACCCCCAATCCGATGGGAGCCGGCGGGGTCGAGGCAGATGGCGAACGCCAGTTCCAAGATCACATCCGCTACGGCATGCCCGATGTGCTGGACCGCGAACGAGAACGCTACGCAGGCAAACGTGTGCTGGTCGTTGGCTCGGGGCACTCCGCCACCGGTGCGGTGCTGAACTTGGTTGAATTGGCCAACGAATCCCCGGAAACCATGATCGCCTGGGCGGTTCGCCGCACCAACCCAGCCAAACTGTGGGGCGGTGGCGAGGCGGATGAAATTGAAGCCCGAGGCGCACTGGGAACTCGCGTCAAAGCAGCGGTCGACAGCGGCCAAGCGACTTTGCTGACTGGACTTTCGATCGGAGCCATCCGTGAGCACCAAGACGGCCTGGAGGTTTTCGATGTGAAAGGCGTGTCCCAAGTGATCGTCGACGAAATCATTGTCGCGGCTGGATCACGCCCCAACCTGAACATGCTTCGCGAACTTCGCCTGGAACTGGATGCTTCCACCGAAGCCACCAAAGCACTCGGACCGTTGATCGACCCAAATCAACACAGCTGCGGATCGGTTCCACCTCATGGAGCAGCGGAACTGAAACACCCCGAACGTGGGTTCTACTTGGCTGGCATGAAAAGCTATGGTCGAGCACCGACGTTTTTGATGCGGACGGGGTACGAACAAGTTCGATCCATCGCAGCGGAACTGGCCGGTGATCACGAAGCCGCCCGAAAGGTTGAGCTCACCCTGCCATCGACCGGCGTTTGCTCCACCGACCTGGCATACCAAGAGCCAAGCGGATCATGCCAATCGAGTGCCTCCGGCAAACCGAGTGGGCAGTGTGAGTCCAGCTCCCAATGCTGCTGA
- a CDS encoding peptidase M50, whose translation MPGPDASLVAAIRAKENQPNDWSRQLAILLASLVLFIAVGLIWWNVRLVLMLVGILLLHEGGHYVAMRVFGYRNIRMVFVPMLGAAVSGHPLQLARWKKAVVYFAGPLPGIALSMGLLTIASLATMSPDASVLPVPLLSVNSSHPWLFELGGLGLLLNWMNLLPLLPLDGGKIVQSTFARPSPWREMLGRGLTILTIAALGMLIGEPVLLLLIVPLLFTMPLTYRTGWLSRQLSDREIAAPERRQIPESAITTIASAIDETALQALPPPQKASLVLQIYESLITPAPGRWTSWVISLVYIGSMTGSTLFGWWVWSRHRWYDPSERVPPIPAMMPTWIDLDKGSQEAMSAFSGRVAGPLADWWLPL comes from the coding sequence ATGCCTGGCCCCGACGCTTCGCTCGTCGCTGCGATTCGGGCGAAGGAAAACCAGCCCAACGATTGGTCGCGTCAACTCGCGATCTTGTTGGCCAGCTTGGTCCTGTTCATCGCCGTCGGTCTGATTTGGTGGAACGTTCGGTTGGTGTTGATGTTGGTGGGCATTCTGCTGCTGCACGAAGGTGGGCACTATGTTGCCATGCGAGTGTTCGGGTATCGCAACATTCGCATGGTGTTCGTCCCAATGCTTGGTGCGGCCGTCAGTGGCCACCCGCTCCAACTCGCTCGCTGGAAAAAAGCCGTCGTCTACTTTGCGGGCCCTTTGCCGGGAATCGCCCTTTCGATGGGCCTGCTGACCATCGCGTCGCTGGCAACCATGTCCCCCGACGCGTCGGTATTGCCCGTCCCGCTGCTCTCGGTGAACAGCAGTCATCCATGGCTGTTTGAATTGGGTGGGCTCGGTCTGCTGCTGAACTGGATGAACCTGCTTCCGTTGTTGCCCCTCGATGGTGGAAAAATCGTCCAGTCAACGTTTGCTCGACCATCTCCTTGGCGAGAGATGCTGGGACGCGGGTTGACGATCCTGACAATCGCGGCACTTGGGATGTTGATCGGTGAACCTGTGTTGCTGCTGCTGATCGTCCCACTTCTGTTCACCATGCCGCTGACCTATCGCACCGGTTGGCTGAGTCGTCAGTTGAGCGACCGCGAGATCGCCGCACCGGAACGGCGACAGATCCCCGAGTCGGCGATCACGACGATTGCCTCGGCGATTGATGAAACCGCTCTGCAAGCGTTGCCGCCTCCCCAGAAAGCGTCGCTGGTCCTGCAGATCTACGAATCTCTGATCACGCCCGCCCCGGGACGCTGGACGTCCTGGGTGATCAGCCTGGTGTACATCGGATCGATGACGGGGAGCACCTTGTTCGGATGGTGGGTTTGGTCGCGTCACCGCTGGTACGATCCCAGTGAACGCGTCCCTCCAATCCCTGCCATGATGCCAACTTGGATCGACCTCGACAAAGGATCTCAGGAGGCAATGTCCGCCTTCTCGGGGCGGGTCGCGGGCCCGCTCGCTGATTGGTGGCTGCCGCTTTGA